A window of the Citrus sinensis cultivar Valencia sweet orange chromosome 9, DVS_A1.0, whole genome shotgun sequence genome harbors these coding sequences:
- the LOC102626557 gene encoding uncharacterized protein PAM68-like, translating to MRTLLSSQNPLLLFQKPSVWNLRSSFTHPTTQQSLTSHPTTSWKLHANAKGFGARNTSPPASLNKSASDDKNNNNNNSDEDHLPQVVLERIIVRILVSVGVPLATGIASLHFFGVVKEKQLFDLPLWIPLVTTFLTFGLSAVGIAYGSLSSSWDAEKQGSLLGFEEAKQNWVEIWNEDDG from the coding sequence ATGAGAACTCTTCTTTCTTCCCAAAACCCGCTTCTGCTTTTCCAAAAGCCTTCAGTATGGAATCTCAGAAGCTCTTTTACCCACCCCACAACCCAGCAAAGCCTAACAAGCCATCCCACCACATCATGGAAACTTCATGCCAATGCAAAAGGGTTTGGAGCCAGAAACACTTCACCACCAGCTAGCTTAAACAAGAGTGCTTCTGACGacaagaacaacaacaacaataacagtGATGAGGATCATCTTCCACAGGTGGTATTGGAGAGAATCATAGTGAGAATCTTGGTCTCTGTTGGGGTTCCATTGGCCACCGGCATAGCTTCCTTGCATTTCTTTGGTGTTGTGAAGGAAAAGCAGCTCTTTGATTTGCCACTTTGGATTCCATTGGTAACAACTTTCCTGACTTTTGGACTATCTGCTGTTGGAATTGCTTATGGGTCACTTTCTAGTAGCTGGGATGCAGAGAAGCAAGGTTCATTGCTTGGATTTGAGGAAGCTAAGCAGAATTGGGTTGAGATTTGGAATGAAGATGACGGTTAA
- the LOC102622216 gene encoding DUF21 domain-containing protein At5g52790 — protein MAANDVPCCEPMFWVYLVICVGLVSFAGLMSGLTLGLMSLSLVDLEVLMRAGQPQDRKNAEKILPIVKNQHLLLCTLLIGNAMAMEALPIFLDALLPAWASIVISVTLILAFGEIIPQAVCSRYGLSVGAKLSVLVRLIVIVLFPIAYPISKLLDWLLGKRHSALLRRAELKTLVDMHGNEAGKGGELTHDETTIITGALDMTQKTAKDAMTAMSKIFSLDINSRLDEKTMGLIISNGHSRVPIYVGTPTNIIGAILVKNLIKYRPEDETPIRNLTIRRIPRVHDQLPLYDILDQFQKGHSHMAVVVKCKNDSKEIAEMEKSKAPMQHDININSNLKQRQGELKGNVQNEQFNAYMNSPSVISSDIDIQSSMAKSADLHLCLKKWERQDVKISKEELESLPSVDEEVIGIITLEDVMEELLQEEILDETDDYVDVHRKIKINMLESQKSPSPGAAFVSRLRRTPMDSPIPSHHDQTPVSSYNHSPIIHSPASPYIQSPFIRPTLSASPGKSLPTSLATLTETTGHSPPAHRVSRKSYEKL, from the exons ATGGCAGCAAATGATGTTCCTTGTTGCGAGCCTATGTTCTGGGTCTATTTAGTCATATGTGTCGGTCTTGTTTCTTTTGCTGGCCTCATGTCAGGCCTTACTCTGGGACTCATGTCCCTTAGCCTTGTTGATCTTGAGGTTCTAATGAGAGCTGGCCAGCCCCAAGACCGCAAGAATGCAG AGAAGATTCTGCCCATTGTTAAGAATCAGCATCTACTCTTATGTACACTCCTCATAGGAAATGCCATGGCAATGGAg GCCTTGCCAATTTTCCTGGATGCGCTGCTTCCTGCTTGGGCTTCTATAGTGATATCAGTCACCCTAATACTTGCCTTTGGTGAG attaTCCCTCAAGCTGTGTGTTCTCGATATGGACTCAGTGTTGGTGCAAAACTGTCGGTTCTTGTTCGATTGATCGTAATTGTTCTCTTCCCTATAGCTTATCCAATAAGCAAG CTGCTTGATTGGCTCCTAGGCAAAAGACATTCAGCACTTCTGCGACGCGCAGAGCTTAAAACATTAGTAGACATGCATGGAAATGAG GCAGGGAAAGGTGGAGAATTGACACATGATGAAACAACAATTATCACTGGAGCTCTGGACATGACACAAAAGACAGCAAAAGATGCAATGACGGCCATGTCGAAAATTTTCTCACTTGATATAAATTCAAGACTCGATGA GAAAACAATGGGGTTAATAATAAGCAATGGACATAGCCGCGTGCCTATCTACGTAGGGACCCCAACAAATATTATTGGTGCTATTTTG gtaaaaaatttgatcaagTATCGCCCAGAAGATGAAACTCCCATCAGAAATCTTACTATTAGGAGAATTCCTAG GGTGCATGATCAGTTACCTCTCTATGACATACTGGATCAATTTCAAAAGGGCCACAGCCACATGGCTGTTGTTGTTAAGTGCAAGAACGACTCTAAGGAGATTGCAGAAATGGAAAAATCCAAAGCTCCCATGCAGCATGACATAAACATCAACTCGAATTTGAAGCAGAGACAAGGAGAGTTGAAAG GAAATGTTCAAAATGAGCAGTTCAATGCGTACATGAATTCACCCTCTGTGATCTCTAGTGACATTGATATCCAAAGTTCAATGGCAAAGAGTGCCGATTTACATCTGTGCTTGAAGAAATGGGAACGACAAGACGTAAAAATATCAAAGGAAGAATTGGAATCTCTTCCCAGTGTAGATGAAGAGGTCATTGGAATCATCACTCTCGAGGATGTTATGGAGGAACTGCTACAA GAAGAGATACTGGATGAGACAGATGATTACGTAGACGTGCACAGGAA aattaaaatcaatatgcTAGAGTCACAAAAATCACCATCTCCTGGAGCAGCATTCGTTTCTCGTCTAAGAAGAACTCCAATGGATTCCCCAATTCCTTCGCATCATGATCAGACTCCAGTATCTTCATATAATCATAGTCCTATAATACATTCACCTGCATCGCCATACATTCAATCCCCATTTATTAGACCAACATTATCTGCATCCCCAGGAAAATCTTTGCCAACTTCTTTGGCCACATTAACAGAGACGACTGGCCACTCGCCACCAGCACACCGG GTTTCAAGAAAATCATATGAGAAGCTGTGA
- the LOC102626260 gene encoding heavy metal-associated isoprenylated plant protein 39, with product MKKAVFKVGVDDKKARTKVLKTMVGLAGVDTASMDEKEKKLTVIGDIDLVSLVSKLKKLCHAEIVSVGPAKEPEGKKKKDDDEKKKEDDEKKKIAELVRGYGAYKVLGAANACVIC from the exons ATGAag aAAGCAGTGTTCAAAGTTGGAGTAGATGATAAAAAAGCAAGGACCAAAGTCTTGAAGACCATGGTTGGCCTTGCAg GGGTGGATACCGCTTCAATGGAcgagaaggagaagaaactGACAGTGATTGGAGACATTGATCTGGTGAGTTTAGTGAGCAAGCTCAAGAAGCTGTGCCACGCAGAGATAGTGTCTGTGGGGCCAGCAAAAGAGcctgagggaaaaaaaaagaaggatgatgatgagaaaaaaaaggaggatGA tgagaaaaagaaaatagcgGAGCTTGTTCGTGGTTACGGTGCCTATAAAGTGCTTGGTGCTGCTAATGCTTGTGTTATTTGCTAA